The following proteins are co-located in the Lagenorhynchus albirostris chromosome 2, mLagAlb1.1, whole genome shotgun sequence genome:
- the GJA4 gene encoding gap junction alpha-4 protein, protein MGDWGFLEKLLDQVQEHSTVVGKIWLTVLFIFRILILGLAGESVWGDEQSDFECNTAQPGCTNVCYDQAFPISHIRYWVLQFLFVSTPTLVYLGHVIYLSRREERLRQKEGELRALPAKDPRVERALAAIERQMAKISVAEDGHLRIRGALMGTYVASVLCKSVLEAGFLYGQWRLYGWTMEPVFVCQRSPCPYLVDCFVSRPTEKTIFIIFMLVVGLISLVLNLLELAYLLCRCLNRGMRARQSQDTPPAQGTSSEPYADQVFFYLPMGEGPSSPPCPTYNGLSSSEQNWANLTTEERLASSRPPLFLDPPPQSGRKSPSRPSSSGSKKQYV, encoded by the coding sequence ATGGGCGACTGGGGCTTCCTTGAGAAGCTGCTGGACCAGGTCCAGGAGCACTCGACCGTGGTGGGCAAGATCTGGCTGACGGTCCTTTTCATCTTCCGCATCCTCATCCTGGGCCTGGCTGGCGAGTCAGTGTGGGGCGACGAGCAGTCGGATTTCGAGTGTAACACGGCCCAGCCAGGCTGCACCAACGTCTGCTACGACCAGGCCTTCCCCATCTCCCACATCCGCTACTGGGTGCTGCAGTTCCTCTTCGTCAGCACGCCCACCCTGGTCTACCTGGGCCATGTCATTTACCTGTCTCGGCGCGAGGAGCGGCTGCGGCAGAAAGAGGGGGAGCTGCGGGCACTGCCGGCCAAGGACCCACGCGTGGAGCGGGCACTGGCAGCCATAGAGCGACAGATGGCCAAGATCTCGGTGGCGGAGGACGGTCACCTGCGGATCCGTGGGGCGCTGATGGGCACCTATGTGGCCAGCGTGCTCTGCAAGAGTGTGCTGGAGGCAGGCTTCCTGTACGGCCAATGGCGTCTCTATGGCTGGACCATGGAGCCTGTGTTCGTGTGCCAGCGCTCGCCCTGCCCCTACCTCGTAGACTGCTTTGTCTCACGCCCCACGGAGAAGACTATCTTCATCATCTTCATGCTGGTGGTTGGACTCATCTCCCTGGTGCTCAACCTGCTGGAGCTGGCGTACCTGCTGTGCCGCTGCCTCAACCGGGGGATGAGGGCCCGGCAGAGCCAGGACAcgcccccagcccagggcaccTCCTCGGAGCCTTATGCTGACCAGGTCTTCTTCTACCTCCCCATGGGTGAGGGGCCCTCATCCCCGCCATGCCCCACGTACAATGGGCTCTCGTCCAGTGAGCAGAACTGGGCCAACCTGACTACGGAGGAGAGGCTGGCTTCTTCCAGACCCCCCCTCTTCCTGGACCCGCCCCCCCAGAGTGGCCGGAAATCCCCCAGTCGCCCCAGCAGCTCTGGTTCCAAGAAACAGTATGTATAA
- the GJB3 gene encoding gap junction beta-3 protein, producing the protein MDWKTLQALLSGVNKYSTAFGRIWLSVVFVFRVLVYVVAAERVWGDEQKDFDCNTKQPGCTNVCYDEFFPISNIRLWALQLIFVTCPSLLVILHVAYREERERRHREKHGDQCAKLYDNAGKKHGGLWWTYLFSLIFKLLIEFLFLYLLHTLWYGFSMPRLVQCANVAPCPNIVDCYIARPTEKKLFTYFMVGASAVCIVLTFCEICYLIFHRVVRSLPRKSGLRGRGPPSSASQASTCRCHHKLVEAGELGPDSSDDKIRASAPNMTPI; encoded by the coding sequence ATGGACTGGAAGACGCTCCAGGCCCTACTGAGCGGGGTGAACAAGTACTCCACAGCCTTCGGACGCATCTGGCTGTCGGTGGTGTTCGTCTTCCGCGTGCTGGTGTACGTGGTGGCTGCAGAGCGCGTGTGGGGGGACGAGCAGAAGGACTTTGACTGCAACACTAAGCAGCCAGGCTGCACCAACGTCTGCTACGACGAGTTCTTCCCCATCTCCAACATCCGCCTCTGGGCCCTGCAGCTCATCTTCGTCACGTGCCCGTCGCTGCTGGTCATCCTGCACGTGGCCTACCGCGAGGAGCGGGAGAGGCGTCACCGCGAGAAACACGGCGACCAGTGCGCCAAGCTGTACGACAACGCGGGCAAGAAGCACGGTGGCCTCTGGTGGACCTACCTGTTCAGCCTCATCTTCAAGCTCCTCATCGAATTCCTCTTCCTCTACTTGCTGCACACTCTCTGGTACGGCTTCAGCATGCCCCGCCTGGTCCAGTGCGCCAACGTGGCCCCCTGCCCCAACATCGTGGACTGCTACATCGCCCGGCCCACCGAGAAGAAGCTCTTCACCTACTTCATGGTGGGCGCCTCCGCCGTCTGCATCGTGCTCACCTTCTGCGAGATCTGCTACCTCATCTTCCACAGGGTCGTGCGAAGCCTTCCCAGAAAGAGCGGCCTCCGGGGCCGCGGCCCCCCGTCCTCCGCCAGCCAGGCCTCCACCTGCCGCTGCCACCACAAGCTGGTGGAGGCCGGGGAGTTGGGCCCGGATTCCAGCGACGACAAGATACGTGCTTCGGCACCCAACATGACCCCCATCTGA